The genomic stretch TAGAAAGCCAAGTCTGGTCAACTGCATCTGATTCACCTGTGCATGTGGTATCCGTCATGACTCTTATCAGGGTTGCACGTGGGTCTCCAAGGAATTTAGTTCAGTACCTTGACAAGGTCTGTAAAAATGTGTGTTTTAGATTGAGAAATATTTTGAGACTTGAAGTTGAGATAATTACTGTTTTGGTGAACATAATACATGAACTTTATACTTTATCGTTCTAGGATTCACTGTTTATGTGAGAAgcacctttttattttttttaataaaaagttaTGATCATGGTTTAGACTAAACATGTGAGTGATAGCCACGGGTCAGCAAAAGTGTCTCATGATACATGAAATTATCATTGATTCCCTTATTTTTGATCCTTGATTTATTTTCCTCCTTGATATATTTATGTTATAGTGGGATGGATATTTTATGCTAATGAAAGACTAATAAGGTGTTTTCTGTCTTCCTACATTGTTGGCACAAACTCTATGATTCTAACCATCCTGGCAAAAGAAAAACCATCTATTCTTCGTATCTGATTATTTTTACTTTCTGAGCTTTCTACATCTTTTAAATGTGGTTCTATGTTTCTTCTTTCTTAGGCCGCACATTTTTTCTCTATTGTTTTATCACTTCTTTTtaccttttttaatttatgtaatAAAGACTGAATGTTATGTAATTATCAAGTATTAGTTTTGTTAAACACTTCTTCTAAGCATTCGACCACTTCCAGGAATTAGTATGTCTAACATTTAGACAGGTTTGCAGGTGGTTACATTCATTTTACAGACAATGGACCCTGGTAACTCAGTCATGCGTAGGAGTTGCATGAAAAGCTCGATGGCCGCATTGAAGGAAATTGTTCGTATATTTCCTATGGTAGCCCTAAATGAATCCTTGACAAGATTGGCCATTGGAGATGCAATTGGTGAGATCAACAATACAAGCATCCATGTCTATGACATGCAAAGGTAATAAGTGACAACAATTGACTTTGAGAAAATAACACTCGGGCATTGCATAACTTCATTAACTTGTTTGCTGAACCTAATATCTTCATGTGTTACTGCATTACTTTGGCAGAATAACAAATCATTTGCACTACTTTGTATGCATGCTATTTTTATGGACGTTATTTCATATACtgtatttcaattttccaaGTTTTGTTCAGAATGCGTTATGAATCTATAATTTAAAAGCTTATTTTATGAAATCTTCCATGGTGGCCTACATAAAATGAGTTTTTATTTTCATCCATTTACACTTTTTACAGTAAAGATATCTTTGTGTTCTCTTTTCCAATGTATTTTCAGcattacaaaaataaagattttgGATGCAAGTGGACCTCCAGGGCTTCCAAGTTTGCTTGGAGGATCTTCAGAAATGGCTGTTAATACTGCTATATCTGCTCTTAGCTTTTCACCGGATGGAGAGGTATTCTGATATTACACTTCATGAGCTGAGTTTCTATTGTGGTTCTTTTCTATAGCCACCCTTGGTCTTTTGTGGGCTCTCATTTTATGTATTCTTTCATTGCCTTCACATGCTGAGGTACCATCAACAGAGAGCTTGTAGCCTCTGAGCCATTAGAAATCTGTAATAGTAGAGTTTCTACACTCTTCTCAGTAACTTTCTTGCTTGACTTTATTTCCTTCCCTTTTGCATTCTTCTTTGCATGTGTGTATCTCTAGTTTAGCAACTCCTGGGTTGTGTGatcatcaaatttttttttcgttATATGTTCTTTAAATTGTTTGCAAATCATTACATCTTCATCCCCCAATCTGCATTCTGTGGTAGCCTTGTCCACTGAGTCTTACTTTAAAAGGGAAGATTGCCTGTAAATGATTATACATGTGAGTTACAAGTTCAATTGTTTTAACTGTCTGATGGGTGCTTTCCCTTTGAGGGAGGATTAGTCAAATGGGTGGATGTTCAGTTTTGAGGATGTAAATTTCCTTGCAGGGGCTACTTGCTTTCTCTGAGAATGGACTGATGATTAGATGGTGGTCGCTAGGATCTGTGTGGTGGGAGAAACTCAGCCGGAATCTTGTTCCTGTTCAGTGCACCAAACTGATTTTTGTCCCTCCATGGGAGGGGTTCTCACCTAATTCCAGTAGGATTAGTATAATGGCAACTGCACTTTCTAAAGATGGGCAGAGTGCATCAAAGGTACTCGCCTATTGCTTTGACAGAATGATATTTCCTTTAAGAAATGCAGATTTATGTTGACTTATTCTCGTAATTCAATACATTAGAAGTATAGGCCATTGGATATGCTATTATCTGTTGAAACAAATTCAAGTGCTTCATAGTGAATGGTATATGCAAAGAATGCtattatcttattatttttattttttacaggCGAGCTCCAAGGCTTCAACTGAAATGGACAGATTAAAACTTTTGCTTCATAATCTTGACCTGTCTTATAGACTAGAATGGGTTGGTGAAAGAAATGTAAAGCTCACACAACATGGCCGTGAGTTGGGCGTTTTCCAGTTTCAAGTTTAACTTATCCTTGGGAAACTGGTGGTATTGTCAAGAATAGTTCTGCATTGAAGACGTTGCCATATAAGCTGCCTGATAGCTTTAGCTTTTTGTTGTGAAGTGGCTTACCGTCACTTCCACGATTTCCAGCAGCAAAATACCAACGGATTTGGTTTCAAATGGAGCGAAACAGGTCAGAGTACGATCAATATACATGATCTAACATCTCATACTACTCGAGCACAGAAGCTACAAAAATGCATCCTCATACGAGTTCTTTCCTtttattcaacttttttttttattctgcattatattctattattcttTTGCGCAAACTAGGTAGTGAGAGGTACATGGTATTTATTATAGTTTGTACTAGCAAGGTTATTTTAGGTACATATTTTGTACAAGTTTATGCTTTGTATAAATGATATAAGTTGGAAATTGTGTAGAGTTTTGGCTTAATTAGTATAGTTGGATATTTGTGTTATTCTGAAACTAATGTAAATATAAGTTTTGGGTGGTCAAGTGCTTTACCGATACtacttgtaaagaatcatgagtgtaACTAAAAACAAAGAATCAcgagtattaaaaaaaaaaaaaaaaatcataaagcTCTTTATATATGAGCTCACATAAAGGCATAAAGCTTCCATTAAGTTAAATTGCTAATCTAACTGTCCGAAAATTTCTTTTCCTTattgtttttcaaaattttgacctTTTGTTATTGTTAAATTTCTCTCCACTTGCCTATAGTGTGCCAGTGTCTACACAACTTGCCCCGTATGACATTTGGTATCAATTaatcaacaattattttttcaaCGTTTTAATTAACTTGTAtggtatattattaaataaattactactccgtattacacatcaaattaattgtaaaacataaaaatttataattttgagtATGATGtcacaaattaaattcttttctttaataacaaaataataataataataaaacatagaagaagaagaataataatgtaaaagGTATCAATGTTTTTACTCTTCCCTTCAAAATCCATAACTTCCGTACACATTGGAAGCATCAAATTAATAATATGCCTATCTCTTGCCCCAAAAAAGTGAAATTCTTCCGTTCTCAAGGTCCTATACTCCGACTTGACTTgataatagagaaaatattcATCGTGAGTGATTCAACGACTTATTAGGTAGGATGACCGCTGCGTGATCTGAAGTAAGTGGGTGTTATGACTTTATTGCAACTTCATCATATCATTCATGTGACACTATTTAGTATATACAAAACTGAATGgatatatctttaattttttctccaacagctagctagctagcctGTGTAATGTATGCTAGCTAGAAAACATTGAGGGAAAGTATTGTGAAGAATAAGAAAAGTGAGAAATTAGGCCATCCAGATCCTCTAAACCTGCAAAGAAATCTTCATTGTTATCCATCGCCACCTGTGGCATACCGCTCTGAATCTGATCACTCAAAGAAATCTTCTCCCCCATCTCCAACTCTTCATCATCCTCGTCTTTGATCTTCGTTTCCTCCTCACTGCTCGCCCTCCAATTGTTGGCGGTGGGGGCCGCCACCAATTCCGGAACATGATGAGCAGTTGATGAATACTCGGCAGCTATCACGGCTTTTGAGGCCGTACTTGGTGGGAACTTGTTTCTGATAGTCCCGGCCAGGGAGTTCCGCCGCGTCGGCTGGCTGTGGCTGTGCTCCGCCGTGTATGTTACTATGAACATCCCCGCCGCTGTGTTGCTTTGCTCTACTTGCTTCCTCGCCAAACACCCCTTCGAGCTACTGCACCTATAATAGCTCCtgcattttcaatcaatttttacTCAATTCAGTTCTATTACTGTTACGTGTCCAtatcaactaaaaatctaaattaatagttggattttatattatatatatatatatatatatgcttatcattatattattctGAGCAGTATGATTACTATAATCGGTAGTATATGCTATATCATTTTACAtcctatcaatatatatatagtgtttgaTAAACCAACAACGTAACTTTTAATCATACCAGAATGAAAAATTTTACACTAATGTCGTCATATGATCACAAGATCTAAACATACCTGGGATAGGGAGAGCCTTTAATGGGTTTCTGCCCATATTTTCGCCATGCCCACTTATCCTCACACAGTTCTTCAGCTGGAACTTGAACCACCACTCTTTTATGCTCATTTTTCCTGTTCAAAAAATCACCAATCAACTCTAAACTCAGATATTTAATTTCAACCTAGCTATATACACATTCTAATCTCTCTCTTCATTGTGAAACTAAATTGTAAACCAACCTTCTTTTGAACTTGGGCACATAATTAGGCGTCTCCAAAACCGGCGAAGATTTATCTAAACCACCCTTCTTAACATCCCCGTCTTGCTGCAGTATCTGATGAACAGCGCCTTCAGCTTGTTTCACTTCTCCGGCGAAAGAAATGGACGGTGCAGGCTGGTAAAACGGCTTGTAAAGCTCCTCCAACAAGGCGTCGTTGGCGGACCCGACAAAACCATCGAAGTTGAGAACATTTTCCTGGGAGAAATCGAACAGGTCGTGGCAAGAGAACTCGGAGGCCATTAATGGAGGCTGAACTATGGCTTGCAGGCCCCAGTTGTCTTCAAACCCAATACACTCACCCATCAAAACCCGCTTCTTAGCGTGGAGATCAGATCGAAAAAATATGGAAAGTTATGATGAATGGCGCTGACTTTTTTGATTTGATTACTATGGGGGATTTTACGGTATTTAAAGAGAGAGGAAAAGGATGGGAAGATGGCTGGCAGCTTTGTGTTGGTTAGTTTGACTTTGTGAAATTGTCAAAGGGGGTACCCAACCGCGAACCTCACGCGCTTTCTACAGTCTCAGCTAGCTGGTCTAGGGTTTTCTTAATTATCAACATAATTTAGTCAAATACgtgattaaataaatatctaatAAAGGATAGCTTCTACTTtgataatctaaaatatctatTCACTCAATTACTTGATATAATTAGTAAGCGgattattaatatatacaacTGTAAGATCATGAGTATGTATGATCTCTAGATTAGTCTTTCCTTCGAGTAAGAATCAAACTCTACAAATGTGATTAAATCTGAATTTGAAAACTCTACAAATGTGATTAAATCTGAATTTGAATACAATTTGTGAGAGTTAATGAGTGAATTACTAATGCAATTTCAGAGTTGGATCAAGCATTTTCGAAAGGAAAAGTCAAACTCTTTggtgcaaataaataaaatttactgtCAAAAACCTTAGAGCGGTATAACATACTCAATATTTTTTATCTAGTCTTGTTAGAATCTTATGGTATtagtttttatataaaaatttaaatgtataCAGTAATTAGCCCAAAATTACGGCAATATGTAATTATTTTCAACAATAGCATGTGTCGAATGTCGTGTGTGCATCAGTGCATGCTCTCCTCACCGGTTTTTTAGCATTCAAAGCTGTATTCTAACAATATATTCattgatttaatatatatatatatatatatatatatatatatatatatatatatatatatatatatttatatatatatagtcaagaTCGAGTGAAGCCCGTGCGATCTTGCACCACTATGTATGCACAAATGAACCACCGCGTGTTCAGAAATACACTAGGATGTGGTGCATTTGTAGTGAACTGGACCACACTAGTCGCCTTCTCCAGCGAcgtaactttttatttttatttttaaatatacatgAGACGCAAGTGGGATTTGCGTCTCATGTATAATACATCAAACGCAAGTCCTACTTATGTCTGTGGTCAATattcgagaaaaaaaaatacaaaca from Ipomoea triloba cultivar NCNSP0323 chromosome 12, ASM357664v1 encodes the following:
- the LOC115998575 gene encoding WRKY transcription factor 22-like, with the translated sequence MGECIGFEDNWGLQAIVQPPLMASEFSCHDLFDFSQENVLNFDGFVGSANDALLEELYKPFYQPAPSISFAGEVKQAEGAVHQILQQDGDVKKGGLDKSSPVLETPNYVPKFKRRKNEHKRVVVQVPAEELCEDKWAWRKYGQKPIKGSPYPRSYYRCSSSKGCLARKQVEQSNTAAGMFIVTYTAEHSHSQPTRRNSLAGTIRNKFPPSTASKAVIAAEYSSTAHHVPELVAAPTANNWRASSEEETKIKDEDDEELEMGEKISLSDQIQSGMPQVAMDNNEDFFAGLEDLDGLISHFSYSSQYFPSMFSS